One Helianthus annuus cultivar XRQ/B chromosome 12, HanXRQr2.0-SUNRISE, whole genome shotgun sequence genomic region harbors:
- the LOC110896468 gene encoding putative NAC domain-containing protein 94, whose amino-acid sequence MEERSENGEKIEDIMLPGFRFHPTDEELVGFYLKRKIQQTPLSIELIKQLDIYKHDPWDLPKLAMTGEKEWYFYCPRDRKYRNSARPNRVTGAGFWKATGTDRPIYASEGSKCIGLKKSLVFYKGRAAKGVKTDWMMHEFRLPSLTDHTAPGKRFLEKTIPANDLWAICRIFKKASTTAQRTLSHSWVSPILQETPSSVHNILTHQGIYSNDLQHSSITSFSGNMDHNNISLYKPFNIDPTTPTLTTINNKPPPSSISSSEELNYSTNYPSLLHEPNYGSKSSTVDVPSLQLVNTPNSIFGSFDKAEGLDYITNGSHHDHQQYYNGCCFSITNLPVEMQENCVNDVQEHVGSAGMTMMKSPDDGVGTHFENQWGRSSNGGYPFMSLPLGLQDAWKSSFLCDSSSEISSGFSTTSKCYI is encoded by the exons ATGGAGGAGAGAAGTGAGAATGGTGAGAAAATAGAGGACATCATGCTACCAGGGTTTAGATTTCATCCTACTGATGAAGAGCTTGTTGGGTTTTATCTAAAAAGAAAGATCCAACAAACACCACTCTCCATTGAACTCATCAAGCAACTAGATATCTATAAACATGATCCATGGGATCTTCCAA AGTTGGCTATGACTGGAGAAAAAGAATGGTACTTCTACTGTCCAAGAGACCGTAAATACCGAAACAGCGCACGGCCTAACCGTGTGACCGGAGCCGGGTTCTGGAAAGCCACGGGTACCGACAGGCCGATCTATGCATCGGAGGGTTCAAAATGCATAGGCTTGAAGAAATCACTTGTGTTCTACAAAGGGAGAGCTGCAAAGGGTGTCAAAACTGATTGGATGATGCATGAGTTCCGGTTGCCTTCTCTCACTGATCACACGGCTCCTGGCAAACGTTTTCTTGAGAAAACCATTCCTGCCAAT GACTTATGGGCAATCTGTAGAATATTCAAGAAAGCAAGTACAACTGCTCAAAGAACCCTATCTCATTCATGGGTATCTCCAATCTTGCAAGAAACCCCTTCTTCTGTTCACAACATCCTTACTCATCAAGGCATCTATAGCAATGACTTGCAACATTCATCCATTACTAGCTTCTCTGGTAATATGGATCATAACAACATCTCTCTTTACAAACCTTTTAATATTGACCCAACAACCCCTACACTTACTACCATTAACAACAAACCTCCTCCAAGTTCCATTTCTAGCAGTGAAGAGCTTAATTATTCTACAAACTATCCCTCTTTGTTGCATGAACCAAACTACGGTTCTAAATCATCGACAGTCGATGTACCATCTTTGCAGCTAGTTAACACGCCTAATTCCATCTTTGGATCTTTTGATAAGGCAGAGGGTTTGGACTACATAACAAATGGGTCACATCATGATCATCAACAATATTACAATGGTTGCTGCTTCTCAATCACTAATTTACCTGTGGAAATGCAAGAAAACTGTGTGAATGATGTTCAAGAGCATGTAGGGTCAGCTGGTATGACAATGATGAAGAGTCCCGACGACGGCGTTGGCACACATTTTGAGAACCAATGGGGGAGATCATCTAATGGTGGTTACCCTTTCATGAGTTTGCCATTGGGATTGCAAGATGCATGGAAATCTAGTTTTCTTTGTGATTCTTCAAGTGAGATTTCAAGTGGTTTTTCTACTACTAGCAAGTGCTATATATAA
- the LOC110892560 gene encoding uncharacterized mitochondrial protein AtMg01250-like: MGFGAKWCSWLWGILSSARASVLVNGSPTFEFNCSKGMRQGDPISPFLFVVVMEALSCIFDKAVEVGVFSGIKLPNDGPSLSHLFFADDALIVGEWGEMNALNVVRILRCFHACSGLRINLSKSNLYGIVANSEEVEDLANVVGCKQDTLLFKYVGLKVGANMNRINNWKPVYDIFESRLALWKSAFLSMGGRIKLIRSVL; this comes from the coding sequence ATGGGTTTTGGTGCGAAGTGGTGCAGCTGGCTTTGGGGTATCCTTTCTTCGGCTAGGGCGTCTGTCCTGGTCAATGGTTCTCCGACCTTTGAGTTTAATTGCAGTAAAGGGATGAGGCAAGGTGATCCCATTTCACCGTTCCTGTTTGTGGTAGTCATGGAAGCACTTTCGTGTATTTTTGACAAAGCAGTGGAGGTGGGAGTTTTTTCGGGGATTAAGCTTCCGAATGATGGTCCGTCGTTGTCTCACTTGTTCTTTGCGGATGACGCCCTTATTGTTGGGGAATGGGGTGAGATGAACGCTCTGAATGTAGTGAGAATTTTAAGGTGCTTCCACGCGTGCTCAGGGCTAAGGATTAATCTCAGCAAGTCCAACTTATATGGGATAGTGGCTAATAGTGAGGAGGTGGAAGATTTGGCTAATGTGGTGGGGTGTAAACAAGACACCCTTCTCTTTAAATACGTTGGGTTGAAGGTTGGGGCGAATATGAATCGAATAAACAATTGGAAGCCTGTGTACGATATCTTTGAGTCCAGATTAGCTCTTTGGAAATCCGCGTTCTTGTCTATGGGTGGGAGAATTAAGCTCATTCGTTCCGTTCTTTAA